The DNA region tgaaaataaagaaaatattataataaatttatatatgtatgttaCATCTATTTTTACACTTTTaagtattatttttttatgtgttgatatatttattatgatttattcttattttattttattttatttttgtagGCTATTTGGATTATAACGATTTTGTCAAGGCAATTAAAAATTTCGACATGAACAAAATAAGTAAAGAAGTAGAATTTGAAGTTGATGATGATATTCTTATGGAAGTAGGatgaaacaaaaaaattacataagagaatatattaaataataaatatatgtgtgtatatatgcatgtatatatatatatatatatatatatatttttttttttttttttttttttttttttttgtataattTTAGCTAGCCAAATCGATAGACATAACAAAATCATCAAAGATAAATTTCTTGGAGTTTTTACAAGCATTTTATGTGGTTAATAAGAGTAAATATTCATACGTAGACGAggtaataaaaataaaaatatatatatatatatatatatatatatatatatatgtgtgattacatattttttattttttattttttattttattttatattttttatagatATGGTGTCACATATGTACGGTAATATATGAGAATAAGGTTGCCTTAAAAAAATGCATGAAATATTTAGAAGATACAATGCAAGGAAAAATAACAAGCATACATTTTAGATATATACTATTGGAattgaataaaatattacaaGAGCATAATTTTGAAATGTAAGTTTTATATggaaaagaataaataaaaaaaaataaaataataaaaaaaaaataaaaaaaaaaataactgtatgttcatataaaatattaaatagAGTAATTTATGATTACAGAAAGTAAATATGTGAACATATGTGTAATTAAGAATTTTATGAAAACCATACATAAATGgatataacatataaataaatatatatatatatatacatatatattttttgtctatatttatatatttgttttttttttttatttcccCATTTTAGGAACAAGCCTTTAACAGATGAACAAATTGACTTACTAGCTTATACAGTCGAAACAGATGATAAAGTGGATTATGTTGAATTCTTCAACTCTTTCAAGcctacatatatatattcaaataattaagctttctaatatatcgtttttaatttttttattttatcattatatatatatatatatatatatatatatatatatttatatttatttatttatttattattattatttatttttttttttttttatgtgtatCTACAAAAAGggaaaaaagaaaattacatatatgACGAAATAAAAGCATATAACAATACAAGTCTAACCcttttgatatatttttatttttattatttccctatacataaaaataattcttatCATATACttaattatcatttaatatctttgttaatttttttattgtggaattattataattttataatatcatttttttttctttcttttttctcTATTTCTATCTctctttatatatatatatgttgaaaattttttttttcttgttgTTATGATATAAACCTAATAAGTACttatacatttataaaacaatatattatgaaaaagTAGATAGAAACATATAAgagtatttttttttttaagatGTCTAGGATTATAGATGAGTTGAAATTATTCTTGACCAACTTATCcgtaaaaaaaaaaaataaatagataaaagtgtttatatatatataaacatttatgtttatatattttgtattaagagatacatattatatgctgcatatatatggagaaaatataaatatattaatattttttaatttatatatatatatatatatatagaaagGATCAGATACTGTCGACACAAACGATCTAATGGACTCGGgttcataaaaatgaatatatatatatatattatatatatgtatatatgattatgtgttaatttttttattgtatttGTTATAGGAATTGCTGACAAAAATgtaattttaaatataaaagaaaaactTGGTGATAGTCCTTGGAACGTCCAAAATTTAATCAACgtaataaataaattaatatgtaaataaataaatatatatatatatatatatatatatatatatgtatgtgtGTATTACTTTCAAATGACACACTTgtgtctttttttttttttttttccctcTTATTGTAGCTAGGAATGGACGTGatagaagaaaataataataagggtggtatatatgatgataataataataagggtggtatatatgatgataataataataagggtgatatatatgatgataataataataataaggGTGATGATTTTGATGATTATGACGATTATGAACTTGAAGTAAAACAAAATAGCagtgataatattatctcAGATATTGAGTGGGAGAAGGTATGTTCTGAATATGAAAAGTTTACAAGTGGCAATATCGAAGATATTATTGACAAGGACTTTGATGATATTAAGAAgtatgaaaataaaaataatgatatgaATAGTATTACAAGTAgtcataataataataataataatattactcataataataataaccATAGCATATATTGTGATAAGGACAAGatacatattaatacatatcataaatatgatattattaatattaatgatgatgatgataatttttatgtcaagtatataaaatataaaaaatataaagatatagAAGAAACGTTAAAAATCATGATAAGTGATCATAAAATGTTTAATAACCACCctataataaaagaatttattttattattaatttttttatttcaatGTATAAGAGAAGAAGgagaatataaaaatatgaataatatgaaaaaaatatatagaacaaatttttcatgttttaaaaaaaagaaagacAAAAAAATGAAGCTTACTAAACTGAGATCTAATAGTTGTATGActgaaaaaataaatgactctaaaattttatatgacactaaaattttatatgacactaaaattttatatgacATTAAAAATTCATATGACATTAAAAATTCATATGACATTAAAAATTCATATGACATTAAAAATAGGGGAAGAgaaataaaacatataaataatatcatGAGTGATGAAACtgttttttcattttttaataatctaaaattaaaagaagaCCGTACATCTAAATATAACACATCAGATAATATGTTGTTAAAATGTATTCATAAggaagaagaagaaaaaaaaaaaaaaaaaaaatgtatgaATACTGACAGTTGTTTTAATTCAAGTGATGATGAAAATGGAGCAGTTTATATGTATCATGATAATgacaatataaaaaataataataatttaaaaatatcaaaCAATATGtctaataatatgtataacAATATGTCAAACAATCCATCTTATAAAGTTGACAAATATTTTGACAATTCCTCCAGTATCTTTCcaatttataataatatattttataatttaaaagaacaaaaatCCATGTATGATTATAACATGGATGATATAAAACATGCATTTAGTTATgacaatataaataaagtatgtgaatcattatttaaatatatgcaTTATATTAGAAGAAGTAAACATGAAgagttaaaaaaaaaatgtattaatatgattattatattattatatcttacttatatatcatttggtatttattttttaaaaacaaatcatatatatataaaattatattatttatataaagaatttcaaatattcaaaaaaacaaataatgatatacaaaaaaaattaaataaaaaaattcaaCAACATATTAACCAAcataaattaaatgaacAACATACACAAgaatatgataaattaaaaaagagTTATGTggaattaaaaaaagaaaatgaaaaacttaaaaattataataatgtcatacaaaaattaaaaaataaaattgcACTTATGgaaatagaaaaaaaaaaaattatcatcaaaaaaaaagaagaattagattatataattaaacaaaaaaaaattttattaaatcatAATGATAGTAACCACCATAATGATAGTAACCAACATAATGATAGTAACCAACATAATGATAGTAACCAACATAATGATAGTAACCAACATAATGATAGTAACCAACATAATGATAGTAACCAACATAATATTGAAGACAAAACAATTGAGAGCAAACCATTTAACAGCTTTATCAAAAAAACATGCAGTGTgatagaaaaaaaagattatTTAAAAACTAACAAGTTACAATCAAAAACAAATTCAAAGATTTCCTTTAAAAATAAGGATATACAACAATTATCAGAGGGtcttaatatatctatagCTAGCACATCACAAAATAATTCTACACatgaaatatattcatcagatgaaagaaaaaatataaaaaaaaattgtttcaatataaataataaacaatttaatattaaacaTAATGCAATAACAAATAGATGTTATTATACCTCAAAAGAAGcttatcataaaaatatattaacatatcCAAATATTTGTGAAAATAAACTAACTGTGCaaggtatatataatcaatgtgaagaaaatataaaacatatgttaataaataataaacaaattgaaaataataaaatatataataatgtatacACACAATGTGatattataacaaataataataaatgtaataatgatatgaatcataattttaaaaataataaattaaaaacaaaacaagAAATACAaacaaacatatataataatattaatatgtatatttcgaaaaaaatggattctataattattcaaataatatcCTCTCAAAATAAATTGAATAAAATCATAGGTATTCTaaattatgatgataattattttattcctttatatatgttttatataaagaaaataaattatgatgaattatttaaaatttattttttaaataataaatatttttatattaacGATATATTTCAactaaaaataaataaaaattataattatcaaaatgatttaagaaaaaataaacacCACCCAAATGAACACTACAACAACAACGACTACTACTACAACAACTACAACTActattatcattattattattgcTGTGCGTGTTGTTGTGTGGTTAGTCATTATATCATCTTAAATACAAATGGGCaagaaaaacaaattaCACTAAAGAATCAACAAAACAAAGTTACATATAAAGAtcttataataaaaaataaaaaggaagtcattttatttgaaaataataaaaacaagataaatataacaaaatatattttcaatatcaaatatattaataatattttaaatttatatgattatgATAATGTGTTTCAACAGTATTTATCCTCAACAGATTCATATCATAATGATATTGATGATCTAATTCACATGTCTCATACACATTATCATTATGATTACTCTATATATTCTCAAAAAATGGAATACTCACAAGNNNNNNNNNNNNNNNNNNNNNNNNNNNNtaaaaaaaaatataaacaatatttattgtttaataaatatattaataatttaaatatattcaaacataaatatttgataatgaataaatataaattcaaaaaaatgaaaaagataacaaacatacattatataataccATATAGgaataatttaaatactaaaaaaattatatcaaataaactaatcaaatataaaaaaaaaatctataaagataaaattattaatacaaatttttcttatcataatatattaatgaaatctttatatatatttaatttattcttttttctaACTTTTCTCTTATTATTAGATGTGTATATTTTAGATAATGCATTACTCTCTGgtcttatttatatactaTGTATTCTACTATTCTTTTTATCATCACTTTTTAGAAGtattgtatatttaattaatatacCTTTAAATGCAAAAATTATACCACAACATTTTTTAGATACCTTTTCAATTCGTTTTGTGAAAATAGTAAATTATATGCAGCTCTACTTTTATGagaataattatgatatataaataaagaaaaatcAAAGAGGGAATaacacataaatatatacatatatatatgtatgtatatatgtatgtgtgttaaaataattactatttaattaatttatatatatagctagccaaatattttttttttttttttgttttttttttttttttattttttttgaaaacAACCTTACttgttcatataaaaaaattagaaaattaaataaaataattaaaatgtatataaaatatgatatgtgggttatataattaattttacttatgaatatatattaaataaattatatatatataaatatatgtatatatatatatatatatatatatatatatatatatttaaaattattaatatatttattaaacaataaatattgtttatatttttttttaaaagaaataatatttttgtatatatatccaAATTTTGAGCAGTAGAGATTGGTTTTGAATTTATCTGTAAGGAAgtgtatattttttttttttaataataattcatgTATTTGATAgtatgaataataaaatatatcattattatgataatatttattattattatgataatatttattattattatgataatatttattattattatgataatatttattattatNNNNNNNNNNNNNNNNNNNNNNNNNNNNNNNNNNNNNNNNNNNNNNNNNNNNNNNNNNNNNNNNNNNNNNNNNNNNNNNNNNNNNNNNNNNNNNNNNNNNNNNNNNNNNNNNNNNNNNNNNNNNNNNNNNNNNNNNNNNNNNNNNNNNNNNNNNNNNNNNNNNNNNNNNNNNNNNNNNNNNNNNNNNNNNNNNNNNNNNNNNNNNNNNNNNNNNNNNNNNNNNNNNNNNNNNNNNNNNNNNNNNNNNNNNNNNNNNNNNNNNNNNNNNNNNNNNNNNNNNNNNNNNNNNNNNNNNNNNNNtttttttatttttatgaattaaccaatttgttttatatatttgttttttcaAGAAAACAAGTgcattattataatttttgaatatatgttttttaattttattaattatattatagtTATTT from Plasmodium gaboni strain SY75 chromosome 14, whole genome shotgun sequence includes:
- a CDS encoding putative membrane protein (conserved Plasmodium membrane protein, unknown function), which produces MSRIIDELKLFLTNLSKGSDTVDTNDLMDSGIADKNVILNIKEKLGDSPWNVQNLINLGMDVIEENNNKGGIYDDNNNKGGIYDDNNNKGDIYDDNNNNKGDDFDDYDDYELEVKQNSSDNIISDIEWEKVCSEYEKFTSGNIEDIIDKDFDDIKKYENKNNDMNSITSSHNNNNNNITHNNNNHSIYCDKDKIHINTYHKYDIININDDDDNFYVKYIKYKKYKDIEETLKIMISDHKMFNNHPIIKEFILLLIFLFQCIREEGEYKNMNNMKKIYRTNFSCFKKKKDKKMKLTKLRSNSCMTEKINDSKILYDTKILYDTKILYDIKNSYDIKNSYDIKNSYDIKNRGREIKHINNIMSDETVFSFFNNLKLKEDRTSKYNTSDNMLLKCIHKEEEEKKKKKKCMNTDSCFNSSDDENGAVYMYHDNDNIKNNNNLKISNNMSNNMYNNMSNNPSYKVDKYFDNSSSIFPIYNNIFYNLKEQKSMYDYNMDDIKHAFSYDNINKVCESLFKYMHYIRRSKHEELKKKCINMIIILLYLTYISFGIYFLKTNHIYIKLYYLYKEFQIFKKTNNDIQKKLNKKIQQHINQHKLNEQHTQEYDKLKKSYVELKKENEKLKNYNNVIQKLKNKIALMEIEKKKIIIKKKEELDYIIKQKKILLNHNDSNHHNDSNQHNDSNQHNDSNQHNDSNQHNDSNQHNDSNQHNIEDKTIESKPFNSFIKKTCSVIEKKDYLKTNKLQSKTNSKISFKNKDIQQLSEGLNISIASTSQNNSTHEIYSSDERKNIKKNCFNINNKQFNIKHNAITNRCYYTSKEAYHKNILTYPNICENKLTVQGIYNQCEENIKHMLINNKQIENNKIYNNVYTQCDIITNNNKCNNDMNHNFKNNKLKTKQEIQTNIYNNINMYISKKMDSIIIQIISSQNKLNKIIGILNYDDNYFIPLYMFYIKKINYDELFKIYFLNNKYFYINDIFQLKINKNYNYQNDLRKNKHHPNEHYNNNDYYYNNYNYYYHYYYCCACCCVVSHYIILNTNGQEKQITLKNQQNKVTYKDLIIKNKKEVILFENNKNKINITKYIFNIKYINNILNLYDYDNVFQQYLSSTDSYHNDIDDLIHMSHTHYHYDYSIYSQKMEYSQXXXXXXXXXXKKKYKQYLLFNKYINNLNIFKHKYLIMNKYKFKKMKKITNIHYIIPYRNNLNTKKIISNKLIKYKKKIYKDKIINTNFSYHNILMKSLYIFNLFFFLTFLLLLDVYILDNALLSGLIYILCILLFFLSSLFRSIVYLINIPLNAKIIPQHFLDTFSIRFVKIVNYMQLYFYENNYDI